The Methyloceanibacter sp. wino2 nucleotide sequence GAGCGCGAGAAATGCGGCGCCATCGATGAGTTCACGGAAGGCGCGGTTCATATTCTCAAAAGAGAACGCGCGGCCCGCATCCCCGACAACGACCGCGCGGGCGGACCCGTCGGGACTATCGGCGAATTCCTCCTCTAAGTTCGGATGAACTAAAAGGAGCGGCGAAGCGTCGTGTTCGGCGAGCCAGGTCCGCGCGGCCTGGCCGGGCGTGAACAGTTCTTCGCCGGTGATTTCGAGGCCCAGTCCCGTCAGGCGGCTGACCAGTTCCTTCTTGGTCTTGGTCGTCGTGTTGGTGACGAAGCGGATCGGAAGGCCGGCCTCGTGCAGACGGTGCACGGCCTCGACCGCGCCGGGGAGCACATGGTCTCCCTCATAGACCACGCCCGCCAAATCGAGAAGGACACCACGGATCATCCCGGTAGCGTGACGTACATCCCGGGTCCGGATCAAGCGCCGCGGCGTCGCGGGGATGGCTGCGCAAGGGCGGGCCCTATCACCGCGGGATCAATCGCCCTAGTCTTACGGTTCGATCCGCAAGTGATATGAGCCATCCGATCCCGCACATGAGTGCCCTCTTCGAAGAACTTGATTATTGCCCGACCCCGATCGGGGCGGTGAGCTTGCGCCGGCGCCGGGATCTCAAGCTCGGCGTGGACGTGTTCGAGATCAAGCTCGGCGACGAGTCCCTGATGACGAGCCTGTTCACCGCGTCCGAGGTCGCCTTGGCGCGGCTCGGGCTCGCGGCGCTTGACGATGCCACCGCACCCGATGTCGTCGTCGGCGGTCTTGGGCTCGGCTATACGGCGCAAGCCGTGCTGGAAGCCGCGCCGCACGCCTCGCTGATCGTCGTGGAAGCGCTCGCGCCCGTTATCGAGTGGCACGAGAAGGGATTGCTGCCGCTGGGGACTGCGCTCGCGGACGATCCGCACTGCCGCTTGGTCCAGGGCGACTTCTTCGCGATGGGGGCGTCGGAGGCAGGGTTCGATCCTGAGGTGCCCGGGCGCTCGTTCGATGCGATCCTCGTCGATATCGATCATTCGCCGGCGGCGTTATTGGATGAGCGCAGTGAGTCCTTCTATCGGCCGGAAGGTTTGCGCAATCTCGCGCGGCATCTTCGGCCCGGCGGTGTGTTCGGCTTGTGGTCTGACGCGCTGCCCGACGACACCTTCCTGGCGCGCCTGGATAGCGTCTTTGTGGAGACGCGCGCCGAACCGGTCACGTTTCACAATCCGCTGCAGGACCGGCCCTTCACCCAGACGGTGTATCTTGCGCGAACCGACCCCGGAGCGGCGTTATGAGCGCGACGGATCCGGACTTGCGCGCGTTGCGGGCGCAACTGGCGGAACGGCTGCGCGACTTGCGCGATACGAGCGAGACGACGGCCGACAATCGCCGGCCCGTCGAACTCGACCAGACGTCCGTGGGGCGGGTGTCGCGGATGGATGCGATGCAGGTGCAAGCGATGGCCGTGGCCACGGAGCAGCGCCGTCACGACGAGGCGCGGCGTATCGAGGCTGCGATCAAGTGCATCGACGAGGGCGAATACGGCTATTGCACAGCCTGCGGCGAGGAGATCGCCGAGAAGCGCCTGGCGGCCGATCCGACCGTCGCCACGTGCATCAAGTGCGCCGCCTGAACGGCGCCGGCCTCAGTCCCGCTGCGTGATGAGCACGAGCCGCAGATCGTTGACGTTGGTCATGGTCGGGCCTGTCTCGAGCAGATCGCCGATGCCTTTGAAGAACGTATACGGATCGTTCTTGGCCTGATGAGCCTTGGCGTTGATGCCGGCTGCCTCGGCGCGCTTCAGCGTGTCCGGATAGATCAGCGCGCCGGCGTTGTCCTCGGACCCGTCGACGCCGTCAGTGTCTCCGGCCAGCGCGTAGATGTTCGGTGCGCCGTCGAGCGCGATCGCCATGGACAGAAGAAAGTCCGTATTCGGACCGCCCTTGCCGCCTTTGGTCTTGATCGTCACGGTGGTCTCGCCGCCTGAGATGAGGACGCATGGCGGCTCCGCGGGCTGACCGCGCATGGCGCATTGGCGTGCGATGCCCGCATGGACGAGACCTACGTCGCGGGACTCGCCCTCGATGCTGTCGCCGAGGATCACCGGCGTCACGCCCGCCTCGCGCGCCACGGCGGCCGCGGCTTCAAGCGAGGCCTGCGGTGTGGCGATCATGATGTTCTCGACACGGTCGAAACATTTGTCGCCGGGCTTGGGCGTTTCCTCGATGGTCTCGAGCACCTGCCGCACATTGGCGGGCAGATCGATCCCGTATTTCTCGACGATGGCGATGGCGTCCGCGTTGGTGGAGGGGTCGGGCACGGTCGGTCCGGATGCGATGATGGAGGCATCGTCACCCGGCACATCCGAAATCATCAGGGCCACGACTTTCGCGGGGTATGCGGCGCGCGCAAGCTGGCCGCCCTTGATGGCGGACAGATGCTTCCGCACCGTATTCATTTCGGAAATGGTCGCGCCGCTCGCGAGCAAGGCCTTGTTCACGGCCTGCTTGTCTTCGAGTGAAATTCCTTCGGCGGGCGCCGCCAGCAGTGCGGAGCCGCCGCCGGAGATGAGCGCAAGCACGAGATCGTCCTCGGTTAGACCTTGCACGGCCTTGAAGATTCGCTGCGCGGCTTCGCGGCCTGCGGCGTCCGGTACGGGGTGCGCGGCCTCGACGACCTCCAAGCGCTCCGTGGGCAGCCGATAGCCGTAACGCGTGACGACGACGCCGTCGAGCGGGCCGTCCCAAGCGTCTTCCAGCGCCTTCGCCATGGCGCCGGAAGCCTTTCCTGCGCCGATGATGACGGTGCGGCCTTTGGGGCGTTCGGGCAGATGGGGCGGTACGCAGAGCGAGGGCAGGGCGGCATCCACGCCGGCCTTGAACATGGCCTTCAGCAACTCTTCTGGGGACATCTGGTCCGCTCGGCTCCCTATTGCTTGTTGTTGGCGATGAAACTGCACAGACGATTGCCAGAAGGCAAGCGAATGAATACGGTGCGCGTCCGTTTCGCGAAAATTCGCGTGTTCCAAAAGACAAGTGAGGCTGGGAGTAGACGATTATGTCCGAGGGATCGAGCGAACAACACAAGAAGCCAAAATCCGATATCGAGATCAGTCAGGCGGCCACGATGCGGCCGATCCTGGACGTGGCTAAGGACAAGCTCGGTATCGAGGCGAAGGACCTTATTCCCTACGGCCACTACAAGGCGAAGGTCTCTCTCGACTATATCGACAGCCTCAAGGATAAGCCGGACGGCAAGCTGATCCTGGTCACCGCGATCACGCCGACGCCCGCCGGCGAAGGCAAGACCACGACCACGGTCGGCCTCGGCGATGCGCTCAATCTGATCGGCAAGAAGACGATCATGTGTTTGCGGGAGCCGAGCCTTGGGCCGTGCTTCGGGATGAAGGGCGGTGCAGCCGGCGGCGGTTACGCACAGGTCGTGCCGATGGAGGACATCAACCTTCATTTCACCGGCGACTTCCACGCGATCGGCGCCGCCAACAATCTGCTCGCGGCGATGATCGACAATCACATCTATTGGGGCAACAAGCTCGACATCGACGCGCGGCGTGTCACATGGCGCCGCGGCATCGATATGAACGACCGCGCGTTGCGGTCCATCGTGACGTCGCTCGGCGGCGTAACGAACGGCTTCCCGCGCGAGGCGGGCTTCGACATCGTCGTGGCCTCGGAGGTCATGGCGATCTTCTGCCTAGCGAAGGACCGGGCGGACCTTCAGCGGCGCCTCGGACAGATTCAGATCGGACAGACGCGCGACAAGACGGCCGTGACGGCCGACCAGATTTCGGCGGCGGGCGCCATGGCGGCGCTGCTGAAGGATGCGCTGGCGCCGAACATGGTGCAGACGCTCGAGAATAACCCGGCCTTCATCCATGGTGGTCCGTTCGCGAACATCGCCCATGGCTGCAACTCGGTGATCGCCACGAAGGCCGCGCTGAAGCTTGCCGACTATGTGGTGACCGAAGCCGGCTTCGGTGCCGATCTCGGCGCGGAGAAGTTCTTCGACATCAAGTGCCGCAAGGCCGGCCTCAAGCCTGATTGCGTGGTGATCGTGGCGACGATCCGCGCGCTCAAGATGCATGGCGGCGTCGCCAAGGACGATCTCAAGAAGGAGAATCTCGAGGCGCTGGAGAAAGGCTTCGCCAATCTCGAAAAGCACATCGAGAACGTCCGCAAGTTCCACGTTCCGGTGGTGGTTGCGGTCAACCGCTTCTCGCTCGATACGGACGACGAGATCGCGCTGCTTCAGCGCCTCTGCTCGACGGCCAGCGCCGAATGCGTGATGTCCGACCACTGGGCCCTCGGCGGGGCGGGCGCCAAAGATCTGGCCGAAACCGTGGTCAAGACCATCGACACCAAGCCGTCGGACTTCCAGCCGCTGTATCCGGACGACATGCCGCTGTGGGACAAGGTGCGCACGGTCGCGCAGGAGATCTACGGCGCCGAGGATATTACCGGGCCGAAGGCGGTCCGCGACAAGTTCGCGGAGCTCGAAAAGGAAGGGTTCGGTAAGCTTCCGATCTGCATTGCCAAGACGCAGTACAGCTTCACGACCAATCCCGATGCCAAGGGTGTGCCGCTTGGTCACACCATTCCGGTCCGCGAAGTGCGGCTTTCGGCCGGCGCGGAGTTCATCGTGGTGATCTGCGGAGACATTATGACAATGCCGGGTCTGCCACGGGTTCCGGCCGCCAATAACATCGAATTGGACGCCGAAGGCAGGATTACCGGACTGTTCTAGCCGGGCCCTCCCAGGGAAAGCAAAAGGGTTGCCAGGGGCGCGAGCGGGCGCTACCACCATACGAAAGTCGTATGGTCTGGGCCTGCTTGGGCTCCGGGCAAACAACAATTCCCTAGGAGAGGAATCCCATGGCTGGAGCCAGGCGGCCAGGTCGTAATTTTCTATTTGTGCCGGGTCCGACCAATGTGCCGGACCGCATTCTCCGGGCCATGCACGTGCCGATGGAGGATCATCGGTCCCCTGACTTTCCGAGCCTGACCATCCCGCTCTTCGAGGAGATGAAGAAGGTCTTCCAGACCAAGGAAGGCCAAGTCGTCATCTTCCCGTCCAGTGGTACGGGCGCCTGGGAATCGGCCCTGACCAACACCCGTTCGCCGGGCGACAAGCTCCTTGCGCCGCGCTTCGGCCAGTTCAGCCATCTGTGGATCGAACTCGCCCGCCGTCATGGGCTCGAGGTCGTCGTGCAGGAGGAAGAATGGGGCACGGGCGCCGATCCGGACCGGATCGAAGAGGCCCTCCGAGCCGATAAAGCTCACGAAATCAAAGGTATACTGGTGGTCCACAACGAGACCGCCACGGGCGTGACCTCTGACGTGGCCGCCGTGCGGCGCGCGATCGACGCGGCCGGCCATCCGGCGCTGCTCTATGTGGATGGCGTCAGCTCCATCGGCAGCATCGACTTCCGCTTCGACGAGTGGGGTGTCGACCTCGCCATCACCGGTTCGCAGAAGGGCATGATGCTCCCGGCCGGTCTCGGCATCCTCTGCGCGAGCCCCAAGGCGCTGGCGCAAATGGAAGCGGCCAAGTGCACGCGCGCCTATTTCAACCTCGCCGACCACATCAACGCGAATGCGGGCGGCTACTTCCCGTACACACCCGCGCTGCCGCTGCTCTATGGCCTGCGCGAATCCTTGGCGATGATGTTCGAGGAAGGTCTCGAGAACGTTTTCGCCCGCCATCGCTATCTCGCGAGCGGGACCCGTGCGGCGGTCGACGCTTGGGGTCTGTCGCTCTGCGCCAAGGAACCCAAGTGGCAGTCCGATACGGTCAGCGCGATCATGGTGCCGAGCGGTTTCAACGGCGCCGATGTCATCGAGCGCGCGTATCGCCGCTACAATCTCGCGCTGGGTGCAGGCTTGTCGGAAGTCGCCGGCAAGTTGTTCCGCATCGGCCACCTCGGCGATCTCAATGAACTGATGTTGCTCGGCGCCATTTCCGGGGCCGAGATGTCAATGCGCGATGTCGGCATCCAGGTCGAGCCCGGTTCGGGCGTGGCCGCCGCGCAAGAGTATTTCCGCAACGCCTATGGCGCCGCCGATCAGCGCTTGGCCGCGGAGTAGGGAGCCGGGCACTTCACCAGCAAGGGCTAGGTTCATGACGAAACGCCACCCGGGGTAGGGCTCGCCCGCACCGGGGAGGTCATCACGGCGCGGGCGGTAGCCGCCGGCCGCATTAACAGGGGGGTTCAGTGGAACACGAGATCGTCTTCCTCGATCGCGAGTCGGTTGGCGCCGATGTCCGCAAGGCCAAATTTCCGCACAACTACACGGAGTACCAATCGACTTGGACTCCCGAGGATATCGTCGAGCGTCTGAAAGACGCGAGCATCGCGATCATCAACAAGGTGCCGATGCGCGAGGAGGTCCTCAAGCAGCTTCCGAAGCTCAAGCTGATCGCTGTCGCGGCGACCGGCACCGACGTCGTCGACAAGGCCTACTGCAAGGCCAACGGCATCACCGTCGTCAACATTCGCGGCTATGCGTTCAACACCGTGCCCGAGCACGTGATCGCGCTGATGTTCGCGTTGCGGCGCAATCTGCTTGCCTACATTGAGGATACGAGGAACGGACGCTGGGCCGAGGTCGACCAGTTCTGCTTCTTCGATCACCCGATCCGCGACATTGCCGGCTCCACCATGGGCGTCGTCGGTTACGGCGCCATCGGCAAGGCGGTCGCCAAGCGGGCCGAGTGCCTCGGCATGAAGATCCTGCCGTATGACGTGTTCCCGCAGGACGGGCTCGTCGATCTCGAGACGGTGCTGAAAGAAAGCGACGTCATCACGCTCCACTGCCCGCTGACGCCGGAGACGGCGAACATGATCGGCGAGAAGGAGCTGAAGCTGATGAAGCCCACGTCGATCCTCATCAACACGGCGCGCGGCGGTCTCGTCGACGAAGCGGCACTCGCCGAGGCGCTGAAAGCCGGCACGATCGGAGGCGCCGGGTTCGATGTGCTCACCACCGAGCCGCCGAAGGACGGAAACATCCTTCTGGATCTCAAGATGCCGAACTTCATCGTCACGCCGCACGTGGCGTGGGCGAGCCGCGAGGCCATGCAGATCCTGGCCGATCAGCTCATGGACAACATCGATGCGTTCGTTGCGGGCAACCCGCAGAACGTCGTCGAATAACGCGTAAAGGGAAACCGCAATGAAGAAACTGCTGTTCTTGTTCGACACCGATCCCGTGCCGAGCATCTTCGATACGGTTGTCGGTTACGACGGCGGCGCCGACAATGTCTCCGGCTATGCGGCAGTCACGCCCGATAATGTCGGTGCACTGATCGATGGCTGCATCTACACGCGCGGCGGCAAAGACAAGCAGAACACCGCGATCTTCGTGGGCGGCGGCAACATGGCCAAGGGCGAAGAGCTGTTCGAGACGGTGAAGAAGCACTTCTTCGGCCCGTTCCGCGTCTCCGTGATGCTGGATTCGAACGGCTCCAACACGACGGCTGCTGCCGGTGTGGCGCTGCTGGCCAAGGGCCGCGATCTCAAGGGTAAGAAGGCCGTCGTGCTCGCCGGTACGGGCCCCGTCGGCATGCGCGCCGCGGGCTTCTTCGGCATGGAAGGCTGCGACGTCACCATCACTTCGCGCACCAAGGAGCGCGCCGAAGAGGCAGCGAAGGTCATCGAGAAGCGTTTCGGCATCAAGGTCTCGGGTGCTGCGGGCTCGACGGACGAGGAGCGCGCCGAGGCCGTCAAGGACGCCAATATCGTCTACTCCGCCGGCGCAATCGGCGTGCAGCTGCTGCCGAAGTCGGCCTGGGTGAACAATCCCAACATTGAGCTTCTGGCCGATGTGAACGCGCAGCCGCCCATGGGCATCGAAGGCGTCGACGCCATGGACAAGGGCAAGGATGTCGGCGGCGGCAAGCTCGGCTATGGCGCGCTGGGTATCGGCGGGCTGAAGCTCAAATTGCACCGCGAATGCATCACCAAGATGTTTGAGAGCTCTGAAGGCGTCTACGACGCCGAAGAGATCTACGCGCTTGCGAAAGAGATGGCCTAATGACCGAGATCAAGGATACAGCGATCGAGCCGTTCCTCGATCAGCTTGCCTCCAGCGCGGCGACGCCGGGCGGTGGCAGTGCTGCCGCCATCCTCGGCGGCATGGGCGCGGCCCTTGTCAGCATGGTCTGCAACTTGACGATCGGCAAAAAGAAGTACGTCGAGGTCGAGGAGGACATGAAGGAGATCCTGGCCAAGGCCGAGGATCTCCGTCACCGGATGACGGCCATGATTCAGGACGACGTTCGCGCCTTCGATACGGTCATGGCAGCCTACGGCATGCCCAAGGAGACCGACGACGAGAAGGCTGCCCGGGGCGGGGCGATCCAGGACGCCCTCAAGATGGCGACCGATGTCCCGATCCGTTGTTGCCGGTTGGCCCGAGAAGTCATCGATCTGGCCCTAATGGCGTCGGAGAAAGGCAACGTCAACGTCATCTCCGATGCAGGTGTTGGGGTCTTGTCTGCTTACGCAGCACTGCGGAGTGCTGCTCTAAATGTATACATCAATGCAAAAATGATTTCCGACACCAGCTTTGTGGAGTCTAAGCTAAGCGAACTGGAGGGTCTTCTCGCCGGCGCCGAGGCAACGACCGAGAAGGCATACGATATCGTAAAGGGCAAAGTGAGCTGACGCCGTCCGGCGTGGGCTCTCCCAAAAGAAAGCCCGGCGAAGTGACTTTTTAGAAGGAGGAACGACGTGGACGTTCACGAGTATCAAGCCAAAGAACTTCTGGGTAGCTTCGGCGTTCCGGTGCCGAAAGGCGCGGTGGCTTTCAGTCCTGATCAGGCCG carries:
- a CDS encoding glycerate kinase, which gives rise to MSPEELLKAMFKAGVDAALPSLCVPPHLPERPKGRTVIIGAGKASGAMAKALEDAWDGPLDGVVVTRYGYRLPTERLEVVEAAHPVPDAAGREAAQRIFKAVQGLTEDDLVLALISGGGSALLAAPAEGISLEDKQAVNKALLASGATISEMNTVRKHLSAIKGGQLARAAYPAKVVALMISDVPGDDASIIASGPTVPDPSTNADAIAIVEKYGIDLPANVRQVLETIEETPKPGDKCFDRVENIMIATPQASLEAAAAVAREAGVTPVILGDSIEGESRDVGLVHAGIARQCAMRGQPAEPPCVLISGGETTVTIKTKGGKGGPNTDFLLSMAIALDGAPNIYALAGDTDGVDGSEDNAGALIYPDTLKRAEAAGINAKAHQAKNDPYTFFKGIGDLLETGPTMTNVNDLRLVLITQRD
- a CDS encoding spermidine synthase, giving the protein MSHPIPHMSALFEELDYCPTPIGAVSLRRRRDLKLGVDVFEIKLGDESLMTSLFTASEVALARLGLAALDDATAPDVVVGGLGLGYTAQAVLEAAPHASLIVVEALAPVIEWHEKGLLPLGTALADDPHCRLVQGDFFAMGASEAGFDPEVPGRSFDAILVDIDHSPAALLDERSESFYRPEGLRNLARHLRPGGVFGLWSDALPDDTFLARLDSVFVETRAEPVTFHNPLQDRPFTQTVYLARTDPGAAL
- a CDS encoding D-2-hydroxyacid dehydrogenase — encoded protein: MEHEIVFLDRESVGADVRKAKFPHNYTEYQSTWTPEDIVERLKDASIAIINKVPMREEVLKQLPKLKLIAVAATGTDVVDKAYCKANGITVVNIRGYAFNTVPEHVIALMFALRRNLLAYIEDTRNGRWAEVDQFCFFDHPIRDIAGSTMGVVGYGAIGKAVAKRAECLGMKILPYDVFPQDGLVDLETVLKESDVITLHCPLTPETANMIGEKELKLMKPTSILINTARGGLVDEAALAEALKAGTIGGAGFDVLTTEPPKDGNILLDLKMPNFIVTPHVAWASREAMQILADQLMDNIDAFVAGNPQNVVE
- a CDS encoding NADP-dependent methylenetetrahydromethanopterin/methylenetetrahydrofolate dehydrogenase — translated: MKKLLFLFDTDPVPSIFDTVVGYDGGADNVSGYAAVTPDNVGALIDGCIYTRGGKDKQNTAIFVGGGNMAKGEELFETVKKHFFGPFRVSVMLDSNGSNTTAAAGVALLAKGRDLKGKKAVVLAGTGPVGMRAAGFFGMEGCDVTITSRTKERAEEAAKVIEKRFGIKVSGAAGSTDEERAEAVKDANIVYSAGAIGVQLLPKSAWVNNPNIELLADVNAQPPMGIEGVDAMDKGKDVGGGKLGYGALGIGGLKLKLHRECITKMFESSEGVYDAEEIYALAKEMA
- a CDS encoding aminotransferase class V-fold PLP-dependent enzyme, which encodes MAGARRPGRNFLFVPGPTNVPDRILRAMHVPMEDHRSPDFPSLTIPLFEEMKKVFQTKEGQVVIFPSSGTGAWESALTNTRSPGDKLLAPRFGQFSHLWIELARRHGLEVVVQEEEWGTGADPDRIEEALRADKAHEIKGILVVHNETATGVTSDVAAVRRAIDAAGHPALLYVDGVSSIGSIDFRFDEWGVDLAITGSQKGMMLPAGLGILCASPKALAQMEAAKCTRAYFNLADHINANAGGYFPYTPALPLLYGLRESLAMMFEEGLENVFARHRYLASGTRAAVDAWGLSLCAKEPKWQSDTVSAIMVPSGFNGADVIERAYRRYNLALGAGLSEVAGKLFRIGHLGDLNELMLLGAISGAEMSMRDVGIQVEPGSGVAAAQEYFRNAYGAADQRLAAE
- a CDS encoding formate--tetrahydrofolate ligase, which translates into the protein MSEGSSEQHKKPKSDIEISQAATMRPILDVAKDKLGIEAKDLIPYGHYKAKVSLDYIDSLKDKPDGKLILVTAITPTPAGEGKTTTTVGLGDALNLIGKKTIMCLREPSLGPCFGMKGGAAGGGYAQVVPMEDINLHFTGDFHAIGAANNLLAAMIDNHIYWGNKLDIDARRVTWRRGIDMNDRALRSIVTSLGGVTNGFPREAGFDIVVASEVMAIFCLAKDRADLQRRLGQIQIGQTRDKTAVTADQISAAGAMAALLKDALAPNMVQTLENNPAFIHGGPFANIAHGCNSVIATKAALKLADYVVTEAGFGADLGAEKFFDIKCRKAGLKPDCVVIVATIRALKMHGGVAKDDLKKENLEALEKGFANLEKHIENVRKFHVPVVVAVNRFSLDTDDEIALLQRLCSTASAECVMSDHWALGGAGAKDLAETVVKTIDTKPSDFQPLYPDDMPLWDKVRTVAQEIYGAEDITGPKAVRDKFAELEKEGFGKLPICIAKTQYSFTTNPDAKGVPLGHTIPVREVRLSAGAEFIVVICGDIMTMPGLPRVPAANNIELDAEGRITGLF
- a CDS encoding TraR/DksA family transcriptional regulator, which gives rise to MSATDPDLRALRAQLAERLRDLRDTSETTADNRRPVELDQTSVGRVSRMDAMQVQAMAVATEQRRHDEARRIEAAIKCIDEGEYGYCTACGEEIAEKRLAADPTVATCIKCAA
- the fchA gene encoding methenyltetrahydrofolate cyclohydrolase, with amino-acid sequence MTEIKDTAIEPFLDQLASSAATPGGGSAAAILGGMGAALVSMVCNLTIGKKKYVEVEEDMKEILAKAEDLRHRMTAMIQDDVRAFDTVMAAYGMPKETDDEKAARGGAIQDALKMATDVPIRCCRLAREVIDLALMASEKGNVNVISDAGVGVLSAYAALRSAALNVYINAKMISDTSFVESKLSELEGLLAGAEATTEKAYDIVKGKVS
- a CDS encoding TIGR01458 family HAD-type hydrolase, with amino-acid sequence MIRGVLLDLAGVVYEGDHVLPGAVEAVHRLHEAGLPIRFVTNTTTKTKKELVSRLTGLGLEITGEELFTPGQAARTWLAEHDASPLLLVHPNLEEEFADSPDGSARAVVVGDAGRAFSFENMNRAFRELIDGAAFLALAKNRTFMDEDGKLSLDAGAFVTALEFSSGKEAIVLGKPSPDFFEAALASMGCAPENAVMVGDDAESDVAGALKAGLAQAILVRTGKYRDGDERRFEPPPTAVAEDLPAAADWILDHRVV